One stretch of Arachis hypogaea cultivar Tifrunner chromosome 20, arahy.Tifrunner.gnm2.J5K5, whole genome shotgun sequence DNA includes these proteins:
- the LOC140183016 gene encoding uncharacterized protein, whose amino-acid sequence MIPVEISQSSLRTALADQTTQDTARQSELDLIEELRLSTAVKHLAMQQHIARRYNQRLHPRSFRVNDLVLRKSEQARKPSAHGKLAANWEGPYRVTEVIGNGAYQLQTLQGKDLPNTWNVSSLKLYYS is encoded by the coding sequence ATGATACCAGTGGAGATCTCCCAATCCTCTCTACGAACTGCATTGGCCGACCAAACTACACAAGACACAGCTCGGCAATCCGAACTTGACCTCATTGAAGAACTCAGATTGTCCACAGCAGTTAAACACTTAGCCATGCAACAGCACATAGCCCGAAGATATAACCAAAGACTTCATCCAAGATCCTTTCGTGTAAATGACCTTGTGCTCAGGAAATCAGAACAAGCTAGGAAACCATCAGCACATGGAAAACTAGCAGCTAATTGGGAGGGCCCTTACCGAGTTACAGAAGTAATCGGCAATGGAGCCTACCAACTACAAACCTTACAGGGTAAAGATCTCCCTAACACTTGGAATGTATCTTCTTTAAAGTTATATTACAGTTAA